CATCGCGGTGGCGCAGCGCGGGCAGGCGCAGTCGGGTACTCATGGAACTCCTTCAGCGCGCCAGGCGCCAGTACAGGAAGCCGGCCAGCAGCGCCGGCACGGCGAACACCAGCAGCAGGATCGGCAGCTCCTCGCGCACTGCATAACCGGCCCTGCTGACCCCCACCCACATGTTGGCCACGGCCACCAGCAGCCAGGTGGCGATGAATGCAATCAGCGCCGTGGGCAGCTGCGAGGTGGCCACGCTCCAGAGATGGCCGAACAACAGGAACACCCCCAGCAGCAGCACGCCTGCGGTGATCACCAGAATCACATGCATCCGTCGATCTCCTTGAATCCCCAGGCAGGCTAGCCCGGGCCGATTCTGCGCTCCAGCCGATGATCGTGGTTTCACTTTCCAGCCGCCGCGAACAATCGGCGCGGCCGGCCGCGCATGGCAAACGCGAACAGTTCCCATTAGTATTGCGTCATCACGCAGGGATGCCCTCCCCGCGCCCGCCCTTCGTCCTTGCTGCCGGTCCGGATGTCCCAGCTGCCTTCACCCCACACGCCTGCGCTGCCGCTGGTGTCTTCGCTGGTGCGCCACTACGAGGAACTGGTGGATTACCTGCGTCGCCGCTTCCACTCGCCCGGGCTGGCCCGCGAAGTGGTCCACGATGTCTGCGTGCGCCTGCTGGAGCGACCGCCGGCGCATGACGCACGGCAACCGATCGCGCTGCTGCGCCGGATCGCCCACGACGCTGCGGTGGACCGCTGCCGCGCCGAAGACCTGCGCCGGCACTGGGTCGAACCGCGCGCCGAACTGCCCGAGGGCGCCTGCCCGCGCCCCGGGCCCGAGCAGCAGGCGCAGGGCATGCACGCGCTTGAGTACTTGAGCATCACCATCGAGCGGATGCCCTGCCGGCGCCAGCAGGTCTTCATCCTGCACAAGATCCACGAACTGCCACAGGCGGAGGTCGCGCAGCGCATGGGCATCGGCCTGAAGGCGGTGGAGCGCCACCTGCGCCTGGCGATGGCGGACTGCCGCCTGCAGGCGGGGCTGCAATGAGCCGCACGCCCGCCCCTTCCGAACCACCACCGCCACCCACCTCCACCAAGCAGGTACTGGAGCAGCACCGCGATGCCTTGAAGCAACGCTTCCCGCTGCCCAGCCCTGAAGCACTGCAGCGCCGGCGTAGTGCTGGCCCCACCAAGGCCGCGCTGGCGTTGCTGCTGGTGGCCGCCGGCACCCTGCTGGCGGCCGACCCGGCCTGGCAGGTACGCGATTACCAGACCGCCGTCGGCGAACGCCGCAACGTCACCCTGCCCGACGGCAGCGAGGTTCTGCTTGATGCCGGCACCCGCCTGCAGGTACGCCGCCATCTGCGCTCGCGGCAGGTGCTGCTGGTGCGCGGCCAGGCGCGCTTCGAGGTGCAGCACTCGGCCTGGCGCCGCTTCCAGGTCGATGCCGGTCCGGTGCATGTACGCAACTACGGCACCGTGTTCGATGTGGACCGCCAAGGCGATCTGAGCGAGGTGACCCTGTGGCGCGGCGAGGTGGGCGTGCGCGTCGACGGCAGCGAGGCCGAGCAGCGGCTGAAGCCGGGCCAGCGCCTGCTGGCCCAGGCAGGATCGCTGTCGCCCCCCGAAGCCGTCAGCCCGGATCGGGCCGACTGGACCCATGGGCGGCTGCAGTTCGATCGGCTGCCGCTGTCGGAGGTGCTGCGCATCCTGCAGCGCTACCACGACCGCCCGATCGTGCTGGATGACCCGGCGCTGGGCCCGCTGCTGGTCTCGGGCGTGTTCGATGCCGATCGCGCCGAGACCGCCGTGGCACTGCTGCCGGACATCCTGCCGGTGCAGCTGCAGACCGCCGCCGATGGCAGCCTGCACCTGCGCGCCCGCGATTGATCGCCGCCACGAGGGTGGGTTGCGCCCCCTCCCATCCGGCAGGTGTCT
This portion of the Stenotrophomonas sp. WZN-1 genome encodes:
- a CDS encoding RNA polymerase sigma factor, coding for MSQLPSPHTPALPLVSSLVRHYEELVDYLRRRFHSPGLAREVVHDVCVRLLERPPAHDARQPIALLRRIAHDAAVDRCRAEDLRRHWVEPRAELPEGACPRPGPEQQAQGMHALEYLSITIERMPCRRQQVFILHKIHELPQAEVAQRMGIGLKAVERHLRLAMADCRLQAGLQ
- a CDS encoding FecR domain-containing protein codes for the protein MSRTPAPSEPPPPPTSTKQVLEQHRDALKQRFPLPSPEALQRRRSAGPTKAALALLLVAAGTLLAADPAWQVRDYQTAVGERRNVTLPDGSEVLLDAGTRLQVRRHLRSRQVLLVRGQARFEVQHSAWRRFQVDAGPVHVRNYGTVFDVDRQGDLSEVTLWRGEVGVRVDGSEAEQRLKPGQRLLAQAGSLSPPEAVSPDRADWTHGRLQFDRLPLSEVLRILQRYHDRPIVLDDPALGPLLVSGVFDADRAETAVALLPDILPVQLQTAADGSLHLRARD